In Nostoc sphaeroides, the genomic window TAAAACTTGATGATAGCTATATCAAACGGCACATTACAGATTTTTGCGACCAAAACCCTATATACTAAATTAGACTTTGATAAATTTGAGAGTTTTGTTAATTGCAACACCAAAAACTATTAATTTTTAGATGAAATACTAGCGTATCTTATAGTCTATAGTTTTTAAAGTTTAGTCAAAACTATATCCAGTATCATCAAAAAACTGCAAACTTCATGTGGTGCAAAAATCAATCGGGGAGTGAAAACATGAATTTACGTAGAGATGCATTGCAAATCCTCAAAGAAACTAGCCGAACTTTTTATATACCAATTAGTCTTTTACCGCCAGGATTGCAAGAAGCAGTAGCATCAGCATATTTGTGTATGCGTGCTATTGATGAAATTGAAGATCATCCCGAATTAGATAACGCTACTAAAGCAAAGCTGTTAAGAACGATTAGCCTGACATTACAGGCAGGGGTTGATGGCTTCGCGGTAGATGCTTTCTTTGCAGGATTTAGTGGGTATGAGAATACCTTAGAAGAAGTCACTGTGAGGGTTAGAGAATGGTCGCTGCTAGCACCAGAGACTATTGCACCTCGAATTTGGGATGCCACTGCTGCAATGGCAGACCGGATGGCTTACTGGGCAGAAAGAAACTGGAAAATTTATACAGAATCTGATTTGGATCGTTATACCTTTGGGGTTGCAGGTGCAGTGGGATTGTTACTATCGGACTTATGGACTTGGTACGATGGAACGCAAACTAACCGTACCCAAGCGATCGCGTTTGGCCGGGGTTTACAAGCAGTTAATATCCTGCGTAACCATACTGATGATTTAGGGCGTGGAGTAGACTTTTTCCCAGAGGGTTGGAGTGCAGCAAATATGCAAGAGTATGCGCGGCGCAATTTAATTCTGGCAGAAGCTTACACCAAAGAACTTCCTACGGGCCCCGCCTTAGATTTTTGTCAAATTCCCTTAACCTTAGCTAATGGCACTCTTGACGCTCTTGCTAATGGTAAAGAGAAACTCAGCCGCAGTGATGTTTTTGCACTTATCGAACAACTGATTAGTGTGAATATGAAAGCCAGCTAATAGTCTCTTAACGACTGCACACTGTAGGATGCCCGAACGCGAAAAGCGTCTCCTTTAAGAGAAGGGCTGTAGGCCGATAGCGCAGCATTAGCGCCGCGCTATCGCTCCAAGTAGATTAACTGGCATTAGACACTGCCCTCCAATAGCTTTAAATACCAGTTCTCGAAAATAAGACTACAGATACAATCATGCAAAAACCGAGATTAAAGCTGACTTTCACAATTTTGAATTACGTTAGTGAGTCGGTAGAGCATCACGCTACGTGTAATAACCAATGAGTATATGGTATAAAGTAATTTAAGCAGTATTTAATATATTAAGTATAATAAATATCTATTTTAGTAAGTAATTTACGTAATATTAGCTAAACTTTAGAAAATCTTCAAAGCATTTCCAGCAAAAATTACCTGGCAAGAGTTGATTAATATCTAAATAATTGAAAGAGAGTATAACAACTCACCGTGATTATTCGTGCAGCGAGTTGACAGTGCATGAGCTACTGCTTAAATCCCATCTGTCCTAATCCAGAAAATTTGGTATATAGCCAAAGGTGCCGCTCTTGTGGCTCGCAACTACTGTTGCGCGATCGCTATCAAGTAATCAAACCGTTAGGTCAGGGTGGCTTTGGAGCAACCTTCTTAGCCAACGATCAAGGCTTACCAGGAGAACCGAGTTGTGTAATCAAACAATTACGCCCATCAGGAAGCGCCCCACACGTTTTACAGATGGCCAGAGAACTCTTTGAACGAGAAGCCAAAACTTTAGGTAAGATTGGCAATCATCCCCAAATACCAAGATTGCTAGACTACTTTGAAGATCATGAACAATTCTACTTAGTTCAAGAATACATCAGTGGTGATACCTTGCAGGAAGAGATCAAACTTAACGGCATCTTAAGCGAAACTGGAGTCAAGCAATTTTTGAGCGAGATTCTGCCACTACTGCAATACATCCACGATCAAAAGGTGATCCACCGTGATATTAAGCCAGCCAACTTAATTCGCCGCACTCAAGATGCCAGAATGGTACTCATCGACTTTGGTGCCGTCAAAAACCAAATCAGCCAAGGTGGGGTAAATCAATCAGGACAGACAGCATTAACTGCTTATGCCATTGGTACTCCTGGTTTTGCACCTCCAGAGCAAATGGCTATGCGTCCAGTCTACGCCAGTGATATCTATGCAGTGGGGGTGACATGCATTTATTTACTGACTAGCAAAACTCCTAAAGATTTAGATTACAATCCCAACACTGGCGAGATGATGTGGGAGCAACTTGTGCAAGTGAGTGATCACTTGAGCAATGTATTACGAAAAATGTTAGAGGTGTCTGTACGTAATCGCTATCAGTCAGCGACAGAAGTTCTCAGAGCATTGGAAATAGAACCATACTTAGAAAGTTTAGCAAAGGGTTTACTAATTAAATCAGATACTGGGTCTAAAGGGCGAACACACAACCACCTGGAAAATTCTGCTGTTTTATCTAATAACTCTTCTGCTGCT contains:
- a CDS encoding squalene/phytoene synthase family protein; the protein is MNLRRDALQILKETSRTFYIPISLLPPGLQEAVASAYLCMRAIDEIEDHPELDNATKAKLLRTISLTLQAGVDGFAVDAFFAGFSGYENTLEEVTVRVREWSLLAPETIAPRIWDATAAMADRMAYWAERNWKIYTESDLDRYTFGVAGAVGLLLSDLWTWYDGTQTNRTQAIAFGRGLQAVNILRNHTDDLGRGVDFFPEGWSAANMQEYARRNLILAEAYTKELPTGPALDFCQIPLTLANGTLDALANGKEKLSRSDVFALIEQLISVNMKAS
- a CDS encoding serine/threonine-protein kinase, whose translation is MSYCLNPICPNPENLVYSQRCRSCGSQLLLRDRYQVIKPLGQGGFGATFLANDQGLPGEPSCVIKQLRPSGSAPHVLQMARELFEREAKTLGKIGNHPQIPRLLDYFEDHEQFYLVQEYISGDTLQEEIKLNGILSETGVKQFLSEILPLLQYIHDQKVIHRDIKPANLIRRTQDARMVLIDFGAVKNQISQGGVNQSGQTALTAYAIGTPGFAPPEQMAMRPVYASDIYAVGVTCIYLLTSKTPKDLDYNPNTGEMMWEQLVQVSDHLSNVLRKMLEVSVRNRYQSATEVLRALEIEPYLESLAKGLLIKSDTGSKGRTHNHLENSAVLSNNSSAATSTGVAQVAAAIRARRAKAAAEAGGLHQGSGIAKSATLANSNSNGSQVKTSKVERKLDTQSLLTAYQKGRRDFALHNLSLLNLQGADLSQTNFNSTQLQKTNLQGANLHNSDFGRASLTRANLKDANLSKAYFNHADLEGADLRGADLSNAYLSNANLRGANLCGANLTSAKISDEQLALAKTNWMTIRPNGKRGLL